The following are encoded in a window of Callithrix jacchus isolate 240 chromosome 9, calJac240_pri, whole genome shotgun sequence genomic DNA:
- the INHBE gene encoding inhibin beta E chain isoform X2, whose product MKQPPSEATEPPGPFTRSMGLPDVQLWLVLLWALVQSQGTGSVCPSCGGPTLAPQAERALVLELAKQQILEGLHLTSRPRITHPPPQAALTRALRRLQPGSVAPGNGEEVISFATITDSTSACSSLLTFHLSTPRSHQLYQARLWLHVLPTRPGTLYLRIFRWGPSRRRQESRTLLAEHHITHLGWHALTLPSSGLRGEKSRVLKLQLDCRPLEGNSTVIGQPRQLLDTAGHQQPFLELKIRAKEPGAGRTRRRTPTCGPATPLCCRRDHYIDFQELGWRDWILQPEGYQLNYCSGECPLHLAGSPGIAASFHSAVFSLLKANNRWPASTSCCVPTARRPLSLLYLDRNGNVVKTDVPDMVVEACGCS is encoded by the exons ATGAAGCAACCGCCATCCGAGGCTACCGAACCACCAGGGCCATTCACCAGGAGTATGGGGCTCCCTGATGTCCAGCTCTGGTTGGTGCTGCTGTGGGCACTGGTACAGTCACAGGGGACAGGGTCTGTGTGTCCCTCCTGTGGGGGCCCCACACTGGCACCCCAAGCAGAACGAGCTCTGGTGCTGGAGCTAGCCAAGCAGCAAATCCTGGAGGGGTTGCACCTGACCAGTCGTCCCCGAATAACTCATCCTCCACCCCAGGCAGCGCTGACCAGAGCCCTCCGGAGACTACAGCCAGGGAGTGTGGCTCCAGGGAATGGGGAGGAGGTCATCAGCTTTGCTACCATCACAG ACTCCACTTCAGCCTGTAGCTCTCTGCTCACCTTTCACCTGTCCACTCCTCGGTCTCACCAACTGTACCAGGCCCGCCTGTGGCTGCACGTGCTCCCCACCCGTCCTGGCACTCTTTACTTGAGGATCTTCCGATGGGGACCCAGTAGGAGGCGCCAAGAGTCCCGCACCCTGCTGGCTGAGCACCACATCACCCACCTGGGCTGGCATGCCTTAACTCTGCCCTCTAGCGGCCTGAGGGGTGAGAAGTCTCGTGTCCTGAAACTGCAACTAGACTGCAGACCCCTAGAAGGCAACAGCACAGTTATTGGACAACCAAGGCAGCTCCTGGACACAGCAGGACACCAGCAGCCCTTCCTAGAACTTAAGATCCGAGCCAAAGAGCCTGGAGCGGGCCGGACCAGGAGGAGGACCCCCACCTGTGGGCCTGCGACCCCCTTATGTTGCAGGCGAGACCATTACATAGACTTTCAGGAGCTGGGATGGCGAGACTGGATACTGCAGCCCGAGGGGTACCAGCTGAATTACTGCAGTGGTGAGTGCCCTCTTCACCTGGCTGGCAGCCCAGGCATTGCTGCCTCTTTCCATTCTGCcgtcttcagcctcctcaaagcCAACAACCGTTGGCCTGCCAGTACCTCCTGCTGCGTCCCCACTGCCCGAaggcccctctctctcctctactTGGATCGTAATGGCAATGTCGTCAAGACGGATgtgccagatatggtggtggaGGCCTGTGGCTGCAGCTAG
- the INHBC gene encoding inhibin beta C chain: MTSSLLLAFLLLATTAAATPRAGGQCPACGGPTLDLESQRELLLDLAKRSILNKLHLRQRPTLNHPVSRAALRTALQRLDRLPQGTLPEDNREQECEIISFAKTGLSTINQTRLDFHFSDRTAGGIEVQQASLMFFVQLPSNTTWTLKVRVLVLSPHNTNLSLVTQYLLEVNASGWHQLLLGPEAQAACSQGHLTLELVPDGQVSQSSVILGGAAHRPFVAARVRVGGKHRIRRRGIDCQGGSRMCCRQEFFVDFREIGWHDWIIQPEGYAMNFCIGQCPLHIAGMPGIAASFHTAVLNLLKANTAAGSTGGGSCCVPTSRRPLSLLYYDRDSNIVKTDIPDMVVEACGCS, from the exons ATGACTTCCTCATTGCTCCTGGCCTTTCTCCTCCTGGCTACAACTGCAGCGGCCACTCCCAGAGCTGGTGGCCAGTGTCCAGCATGTGGGGGGCCCACCTTGGACCTGGAGAGCCAGCGGGAGCTGCTTCTTGACCTGGCCAAGAGAAGCATCTTGAACAAGCTGCACCTCCGCCAGCGCCCGACACTGAACCATCCTGTGTCCAGAGCTGCTCTGAGGACCGCACTGCAGCGCCTCGACCGGCTCCCACAGGGGACACTTCCAGAGGACAACAGGGAACAGGAATGTGAAATCATCAGTTTTGCCAAGACAG GCCTCTCCACCATCAACCAGACTCGTCTTGATTTTCACTTCTCTGATAGAACTGCTGGTGGCATAGAGGTCCAGCAGGCCAGCCTCATGTTCTTTGTGCAGCTCCCTTCCAATACCACTTGGACCTTGAAAGTGAGGGTCCTTGTGCTGAGTCCACATAACACTAACCTCTCCTTGGTTACTCAGTACCTGCTGGAGGTGAATGCCAGTGGCTGGCATCAGCTCCTTCTAGGGCCTGAAGCTCAAGCTGCCTGCAGCCAGGGGCACCTGACCCTGGAGCTGGTACCTGACGGCCAGGTATCCCAGAGCTCAGTCATCTTGGGCGGAGCTGCTCATAGGCCTTTTGTGGCAGCCCGGGTGAGAGTTGGGGGCAAACACCGGATTCGCCGACGGGGCATCGACTGCCAAGGAGGGTCCAGGATGTGCTGTCGACAAGAGTTTTTTGTGGACTTCCGTGAGATTGGCTGGCACGACTGGATCATCCAGCCTGAGGGCTACGCCATGAACTTCTGCATAGGGCAGTGCCCGCTACACATAGCAGGCATGCCTGGTATTGCTGCCTCCTTTCACACTGCTGTGCTCAATCTTCTCAAGGCCAACACAGCTGCAGGCTCCACTGGAGGGGGCTCATGCTGTGTGCCGACATCCAGGCGCCCCCTGTCTCTGCTCTACTATGACAGGGACAGCAACATTGTCAAGACTGACATACCTGACATGGTAGTAGAGGCCTGTGGGTGCAGTTAG
- the INHBE gene encoding inhibin beta E chain isoform X1 translates to MKQPPSEATEPPGPFTRSMGLPDVQLWLVLLWALVQSQGTGSVCPSCGGPTLAPQAERALVLELAKQQILEGLHLTSRPRITHPPPQAALTRALRRLQPGSVAPGNGEEVISFATITADSTSACSSLLTFHLSTPRSHQLYQARLWLHVLPTRPGTLYLRIFRWGPSRRRQESRTLLAEHHITHLGWHALTLPSSGLRGEKSRVLKLQLDCRPLEGNSTVIGQPRQLLDTAGHQQPFLELKIRAKEPGAGRTRRRTPTCGPATPLCCRRDHYIDFQELGWRDWILQPEGYQLNYCSGECPLHLAGSPGIAASFHSAVFSLLKANNRWPASTSCCVPTARRPLSLLYLDRNGNVVKTDVPDMVVEACGCS, encoded by the exons ATGAAGCAACCGCCATCCGAGGCTACCGAACCACCAGGGCCATTCACCAGGAGTATGGGGCTCCCTGATGTCCAGCTCTGGTTGGTGCTGCTGTGGGCACTGGTACAGTCACAGGGGACAGGGTCTGTGTGTCCCTCCTGTGGGGGCCCCACACTGGCACCCCAAGCAGAACGAGCTCTGGTGCTGGAGCTAGCCAAGCAGCAAATCCTGGAGGGGTTGCACCTGACCAGTCGTCCCCGAATAACTCATCCTCCACCCCAGGCAGCGCTGACCAGAGCCCTCCGGAGACTACAGCCAGGGAGTGTGGCTCCAGGGAATGGGGAGGAGGTCATCAGCTTTGCTACCATCACAG CAGACTCCACTTCAGCCTGTAGCTCTCTGCTCACCTTTCACCTGTCCACTCCTCGGTCTCACCAACTGTACCAGGCCCGCCTGTGGCTGCACGTGCTCCCCACCCGTCCTGGCACTCTTTACTTGAGGATCTTCCGATGGGGACCCAGTAGGAGGCGCCAAGAGTCCCGCACCCTGCTGGCTGAGCACCACATCACCCACCTGGGCTGGCATGCCTTAACTCTGCCCTCTAGCGGCCTGAGGGGTGAGAAGTCTCGTGTCCTGAAACTGCAACTAGACTGCAGACCCCTAGAAGGCAACAGCACAGTTATTGGACAACCAAGGCAGCTCCTGGACACAGCAGGACACCAGCAGCCCTTCCTAGAACTTAAGATCCGAGCCAAAGAGCCTGGAGCGGGCCGGACCAGGAGGAGGACCCCCACCTGTGGGCCTGCGACCCCCTTATGTTGCAGGCGAGACCATTACATAGACTTTCAGGAGCTGGGATGGCGAGACTGGATACTGCAGCCCGAGGGGTACCAGCTGAATTACTGCAGTGGTGAGTGCCCTCTTCACCTGGCTGGCAGCCCAGGCATTGCTGCCTCTTTCCATTCTGCcgtcttcagcctcctcaaagcCAACAACCGTTGGCCTGCCAGTACCTCCTGCTGCGTCCCCACTGCCCGAaggcccctctctctcctctactTGGATCGTAATGGCAATGTCGTCAAGACGGATgtgccagatatggtggtggaGGCCTGTGGCTGCAGCTAG